TGTGTCTTTatatcatttttcatttttagttcATAATAATTAGGTTGAATGAAAGGTAGATGAGGTGAGTAGTATTGTTCACGTTAAACTTTGGTTGGGTGAAATCAGTTTTATCTAATATCCGCCATGGCGGTATTTTAGCCTTCCACCATAGCTAATATCCCACCATGTTCCACCATTATTTGTCTCATGTATAGAGGAACTTTGGCTTTCCACCATGACCCACCATTCACAATACTGGGTGAAATTCATGTCAGTCATAAAAATATACCATATTTTAATCTTTGGTCCGTTATGTTTCACTTCTAAATAAGTAccaaatacataaaaaaaaaactcattctaTTGTATGCGACAAATGCTACCTTACTATCTTACACGGTCCACAAACAAGAAATACCACAAATCCATAAAGGTGAAAATGAAACACGAAAGAAGAATGAGATCTTTTCATGGCCACAAGTTCTCGATGTCACTTAGGCTCGGTTCTATGGTTGGTCCTGGGGAGTTATGGGCGACATTAGATTTCTCTTGTGTAGGTTTTGGGGAGTTATGAAAGACAACAGACTTCTCTTGTGTAGAATTGCCTTGTGCAGGCCTATAGCATACCCCTTTCCaatgaatttcttcttgaaATCAGGTAGAGACAATATCTAAGGATTTTCCTAACAAAGTACAAAAGATGATAACATGGCATGATTTTTGTGACagcaaaaatatatatcaaagTTCACCTCAGAGTTGTCATGGAGAAACCGAACAGTGAAGATGCACTTGTAATCTGTCGCATCGTGTAGCCTCATCTGGATTCTTACTACACGAGCATCAAAGTAGAGGCCATAATCACCCCTTTCCTGAGAAACACCAATAAAGGCCCAAAAGAGTACTAATAGTTAAGGAAATTCTAGAGGAGCTTAAAGGccacaaaagaaaatcaaaagccaTTATGGTTTATATGTTGGAAACAATTCATGTGTCTTTGCAAACATATCTATCATTTGGCCACTGGAGACACAAATTAGGTAAATAAATTGTAGTGGAATAAAAGGGGAGAGGGTCCCTTACCAGGAAACATAGTACAAGATCTCCATCCTTCACCTTgggacactctgaaggttccaATGGGATAGATCTCTCTCGCATCTCGTTTTTCACATTCACCCACTCATCCTCCACCTTGCCAAAACCAACATATCGTACAAGAACTTCTTATAATTTGTATGTGACAAGATCAGTTAAATTTTAATCAGTTGTCCACAATATCCAAAAAATGAATCCACTGAACCAGTACATCTACCATAAGACGGTAGGATAACTTACAATATTCAAAGGTATGGCAATATATGTTGCATAATGCATATTTTACTTTTCTATTCTTTTTTCAATGAATAAACATATCCTGATCAATACCATGAAATTACATCTAGAGACCATTCACAGATGTATTGTTTACATTTCTTCAGTGATGCCAAGGTAGTTCCACCTAAGGCATTAAGCCAAGGTGCCAGAAAGACCATCACCTTTGAAcgtttttaattttcttctgAGCAGACTTTCCCACATTAGCAAAATGGGGTGTGGCAGTGGACTTTCCGGTGGAGGAGGAATTTACAGAGGCGTGAGGTGCGTTGGCTTGAGGAGTTATTGGCTGTCTTGCAAGGGGTTCGATTGGTAGAGAATAAACAGGATGAATGGAAATGGAAATTAGATGGGGAAGGAGCTTATACTGTTAACTCATCCTATGTTTTTTTTACAGGATCAATATTTAGAAGAACCGGAACCTGTTTTTAATTGGATTTGGTCTGCGCCAGCTCCTTCAAACATCAAAGCCTTCGCATGGAGAGTATTGCTGGGAAGAATCCAAACCCGTGACAATTTGCTCAAGCGACAAGTATTGCATACGACTGAGGAAGCGCTGTGTCCATTATGTGGTTTGGAGGAAGAATCTGGTTCGCATTTGCTCTTTTCATGTTATGAATCGTTGCTGATCTGGTATGAGTGCCTTGCGTGGTTGGGTGTCTTCCCGGCTCAAGTTTCAGACCCGAAGATTCATTTATTGCAATTTCCCACAGTTGGGAGAAGTAAAGCACAAAAACTAGGTGAAATTGCAATTTGGTTGGCAACtattgtaggatcacgcgcttaccactacgccaaaaccaattggtgttagtgagggcgcaacgttatttcttatagcgtagcagacagcgccccgtttcgaatgctacctgcaggcaggatgctggcccacctggacccaacaatcccccccccagcacctgccagccaaactagctgcacagcatgccttccgtgggattcgaacacgggacctggctctgataccacttgtaggatcacgcgcttaccactacgccaaaaccaattggtgttagtgagggcgcaacgttatttcttatagcgtagcagacagcgccccgtttcgaatgctacctgcaggcaggatgctggcccacctggacccaacaactATAAAATCAATTTGGGGGCTGCGCAACAGTATCATTTTCCACAATGGGGCGGTGGGTAAATATCAAGTGTTAGAGCAGATTCAGATAACAGCATGGCAATGGTTAAGGACACGGCTGGATCAATTTTCTTATTCATGGTATGAGTGGAAATTGAATCCACGCACTTGTCTTCTATCTTTGTAACTAAGGGGCTGTCATGGAATGAAGTGCTTTTGAAGTGATGTCTCCATGGAATATGACAGAATTGAGAAATTGAGACTGAGATCTCATGTGTAGAAGGGGACTGTGGCTGTGTTGGATAAATGCTCCATAGGAGAATGACCATTGATTCCTTGGGATGTTGCACTGACAGGCTATTTATTTTGGCTTTCTTGTATTTAGTCTTACCTGGAGAGGAACTTTTGATTACATAAACCacgtactctttttccttcaccaggttttcccaagggggtttttcctggtaaagttttaatgaggcatggtTTATTTAATCTCTCTCCATGGTGGGGGTGGGTGGTGGGTTTTTTAGTATGACCATAGTGGTTGGCTTGTAATCTTTTgcctcttttctttttccttgtattctcttttctctcttgtattgggttgaagtaccccttgtacttcacttcaatatatttctttggcttaacaaaaaaaaagcaaagtgttttatcatttttttctttaacttaAAAATAGAACTTGTTTAAGTGTTTGGCTCAGATAATAACTCGTTGTAAAGTGGTCAATAGTGTATAAAAGATAAGTAAGTTTGGGTAAATTAATTTATGCTAAAACATGTTACATTGATTAAAATTACATTgttatcaatatttatttttcgtTTCCACAACATTAGATTGTACTTTGCtcaggaaaattattttttgtggTTCTTTCCTTAACTTGCTAGATTCCACTATCTTTCACCTTTTACTGCTTAGTTTTCCATTGCATAAAAACCATCAGAGGTTTTTCTATTCTTGACCACCTTAAGCAGACCTAATAGGTTATATACACTATGGCACATAAAACATGCAAgtttaaatgaagaaaaaaaaagtttcatacAGTTTTCACAGTGTTTTAAGCACAAACCAAGAGAAGAAATTATAACATCTTGTCTACTAAGTGTGTGTCAATTTCAATATCATTCACACAGTTAATAAGTGAGCAGCTCTTGAAGATAAATACTTAAAATCATGCAAGCATAGCAAGTGCGACGTGAACAACCAATCTTTTGTTGATTGATGATTATATATTATAAAGAAAATGTCTCAATTTCTTACAGaccgaaaataaaaataataatgatacgATAGAATCTTACAAGTTCGCCAGCCCTCGAATATCTGAAGTTGCGACACATTGCAACATCATGCCTGTACATGGAAATAAATATGAGAGGTTGGGTGCACAGCCTAAAGAAAAGTAACAATGAAAGTTTTCTTTGTAATGAAGGGGAGATGTTGCTTGGGTTTTTTCCCTTAAAGGGGGAGGGGGAAGATATCACCTTCAATGTTGTTCATATTAGAATTCACAAACATAAATTAGGCCACACCTTTAATATAATATAACCCAAGAGTTAACAAAAAGCCACATTGCATATCATTTCTAAACTCAAAAGTAAAAATAGTCATAATGCTTAATAAGAAGCCTATTTCGCACCATGCTAAGTCTTTCTTAGATCTTGCTTCAGACGCAAACACGCACTCTGAAACATCTGCACTTCGTTTACCTGACATTATGATGAAAATGTTAATGATAATGTGGAAATTTTAAAGACAGGTTAATATCAGAACATGATTGTTATTAGTTCTGTATTGCTTATCATTACATCTTAAAACCTATTGAAATTAGTTTAAACTTTATATAACTGTTATAATCATCCTTATTTACGGTATATCATCATTATTTTCTTAAGATGTCTCTTTCATCATGTCCCAACAACCATGACATGGAATATGAATGCTATGAGCATATGAACTTACAATTGCACAACTTATAAAGCA
This is a stretch of genomic DNA from Lotus japonicus ecotype B-129 chromosome 1, LjGifu_v1.2. It encodes these proteins:
- the LOC130729518 gene encoding protein SAWADEE HOMEODOMAIN HOMOLOG 1-like, whose translation is MWASAPFKMTLFADLHFEEVTSTDWSPLQDINSTKVMDTMLNDETLEVLVRYVGFGKVEDEWVNVKNEMRERSIPLEPSECPKVKDGDLVLCFLERGDYGLYFDARVVRIQMRLHDATDYKCIFTVRFLHDNSEEEIHWKGVCYRPAQGNSTQEKSVVFHNSPKPTQEKSNVAHNSPGPTIEPSLSDIENLWP